From Myxococcota bacterium:
CAGTGCAAAGGTGTCAACGGAAACTGCAAAAAAAACGCACCGATGTGCGACATCGGTGCGTGTCACGCCCAGTGCTGCGTGAAGTGTCTTAGCGCTTGTTCCGCTTGTGCCGGTTGCGCGCGCGCAGCTTCTTGTACTTGTGCTTGCGCATCTTCTTGCGGCGCTTCTTGATCACACTGCCCACGGAAACTACGGCCTCCACGCTCGAGTGGCGGCCGAAGTTATCCGTGTGCAGTGCTGTGTCAAGCGCCCTGAACGCGCGCGGCGACCCAGGCCGCACGTCCCAAGACGCGCGCCTGCATGCGGCCGAGGAAGCGGTTGACCGCATGATTGCGCGGCAGGAACCGGATCGGAGGCCGGCGACGGATGCCGAGGTCGGCGAGCCGTCGCTGAACGGCCGCGTTCTCGGGATCGACCATCAGCCCGCGGCGCAGAAAGCGGATCGCGTCGGCCTTGAAGTCGAACGCGAGATAGATCCGCGCCAGGTTGAGATACAGATCCGGGTTGTAGAACTCCTGCCGCACGGCAGCACGCGCGAGCTCGACCGCGCCGAGGAATTGACCCCGCACGAGGGCCAGCGCGAGCGCGTACGACGAGCGGAAGCGCGCGTTCTGGGGATCGATCAGATAGGCACGCGAGAGATGCTCGAACCCCTCGTGACCATGCCCCGCCTCGAGCAGCGCCAGACCGCGCCGGTGATGCTCTTCCGGGGTGAACTCTCCGCTGTTTTGCATGGAACCTGCCATGGACTCCCTTCCATCCCCTCGAGCGGCCTTATCGGCCGAACTCCGCCAGGGATGAGTGCGGGGTTGCCAGGGCGTCTTGCGCGGGAGTTGCCTACTCGCTGGCCGGCAGGCGGACGACGAACTCCACGCGTCCGGGCTCGCGAAGCTCGGCCCAGACGCGGCCGCCGTGCAGCTCGACCAGCGCGCGCACCACGTTCAGGCCCAGCCCTACCCCGCCGTACTTCCGGGAGTAGGAGCCGTCGCGCTGCACGAAGCGCGCGAAGATGCGCTCCAGGTCGCGCGGCTCGAGCTCGCGCGCAGGGTTGGACACGCGCAGCTCGACCGCGCCTTCGGCCACGCCGGTCGTGACCCCGATGCGCGCGCCGCGCCTGCTGAACTTCGCGGAGTTCTCGAGCAGGTTCAAAACGACCTGCTTGATGCGGTCGGGGTCGAGCCAGGCGTGCGGCAGGTCGGGGTCGAGCGCGCACTCGAGCTCGAGGCCGGCATCGTCGAGGCGCGGCTTCAGGATCTGCAGACACTCTTCGACCACCGCGCCCAGTGCCACGCGCTTGCGCTGCAACGTGACTCCGCCCGCCTCGAGGTTGGACAGGTCGAGCAAGCCGCGGATCAGCTCGGTCATGCGCGCGGCCTCGCGCTCGACCAGCGCGAGGAACTCGACGCGCTGCTCGGCGGCGAGGCGCGCGCCGCCCGCGAGCTCGGCCGCGACGTCGCCGCGCAAGAGCTTGGCGAAGCCCTTGATGCTGGTGAGCGGCGTGGTCAGCTCGTGACTCACGTTGGCGAGGAACTCGGACTTCATGCGGTCGGCGTCGGCGATGCGCTCGTTCTGGGCGCGCAGCTGCTCGTTGCGGCTGGCCAGCTCGCGCTCGAGCGCCAGCCGCCCGGTGATGTCGCGCGCGATGCACACGATCGCCTCGCCGCTCGCGGCCACGCGCGCCGACAGCTCGAGCGTGGCCTCGCCGCGGCGCGTGTGCACGTCGAGCTGCACGCCGCGCATGGCACCGGCGTCGAGCAGCCGCGGCAGCAGCTCGCGCACCGTGTCCCAGGACTCGCGCGACAGGAAGTCCTGCATCGAGTAGCCCTGGAGCTCCGCGAGTGACATGCCCGCGAAGCGCAGCGCGGCTCGGTTCGCGTCGAGCACGTCCAGGTTACGGTCGAACACCAGGATGATGTCCTCGACCTCCTCGAGGAAGCGCCGCACCGCCCCCAGCGTGCGCACGTCGGGCAGCGGGCCCGAGCGCAGCGCCAGCTCCGACAGCCGGCGCTGCAGCGCCTCGCGCCCCTCGAGGTCTGCGGCCAGATGACTCACTTCGTGCAGCGCCCGCTCGTGGCGCTTGTCGCGCACGGGGATCCAGTCGAGCACCTCGTAGCGGCAGTGATCGCCGCCGCGCGCGGCGCACTCCATGTGCGCGACCGCGACCGGCTCGTCGCCCGAGCAGTGCGCGAGCAGCGCGCGCAGCGCGCCCAGCCGGAACTCGCATTCGCCTGCGTCCGGCGGGAAGCCCGGGACGTTGGCCCAGAAGATCTGCGTGTCCTCGCCGGCCGGGAGCACGGTCACGCTCGAGTGGCGATCGAGGAAGCGCGCCCACAGCGGCAGCTCGGCGAGGATCACGCTCGGGTCCTGGGCGAGCTCGGCCAGCGCGGCGATCCACTGCTCGCTCGCGCGCCACAGGCGTTCCCCGGCGGTGTAGGCGTTCTCGCGCCGAGCCAGGGCCTCGAGCCAATCGCTGCGCTGGACCCAGAGAGAGCGCTGCGCGCGCTCCTCGTCGGGCACGACCGGAGTCGCGAGCGCCTCATCGCCGCGCAGCGCATCGACGCTGCGCAGCGCGCGCTCGCTCACCGTGGCGCGTTCTGCGTCACTCAGTGCTCGATGATCTCGAGGATGTACCGCTTGTTCTCCTTGCCGCTGGCCGCTGCCAGGATCGTGCGGATTGCGGAGGCGTGCGCGCCGCCCTTGCCGATCACCTTGCCGAGGTCCTCTTTGGCGACGTTCAGCTCGATGACGTGGGCGTGGTTTCCCTTGATCTCGGTGATCTCGACGAGCTCGGGCTGGTCGACCAGCGCCTTCACGATCATCTCGACCAGTTCCTTCATGGAGACTCCTGCAGGAGGGAGTTGGGAGCGAACGAGATACCGACCGGAAGGACGCGGAGAATTGAAGAATTGGCGGAATGAGTGTCTCACCCCGCCCCCGGGGGGTCAACAATCACGGTTTCCGCAGCCGGGACAGGTATCGGAACACGTACTTGCCCAGCACGTCGAGCTCCAGGTTGACCGCTTGGCCCGGTGCGAGAGAGCCCAGCGTCGTGACCGCGCGCGTGTGGGGGATCAGCGCCACCCAGAAGCCGCGTTCGTCGGGCTCGACGGCAGTGAGCGAGACTCCTTCGACCGCGACCGAGCCCTTGGGCACGACTTGCTCGGCCAGCTCGGCCGCGCAGTCCACGCGAATCAGTCGGTCGTCGCCGTCGGGCCGGACCTCGCGCACCGTGCCCACGCCGTCGACGTGGCCCTGCACGATGTGGCCGTCGAGCCGGGCGTCGGCGCGCATCGCGCGCTCGAGGTTCAGCGCCTCGCCCGCCTTGCGCGCGCCCAGAGAGGTCATGCGCAGAGACTCGGGTACGATCTGGAACGCGAGCCGCTCGCCGCGCACGGCCACCACCGTGAGGCACGTGCCCGAGAGCGCGATGCTGTCGCCGAGCTTCACCTCGCACGCGACGTCGGCGCCGGCCTCGACCTCGAGCTCGACCCGGCCCGCGACGGTCTCCAGCCGCGTGATGCGCGCGACCCGCTCGACGATGCCGGTGAACACGCTAGCGCGGCTTGAAGCGGAAGTTGTGCTCGGCCTCGATCCAGCGCGTGGTCATCGAGTGACTGCGCATGACCACCGAGTGGGTCAGCGCGCCCTCCGCCCGGAAGCGCACGCCCTTCAGGAAGTCACCCTCGGTGACTCCCGTGCCGGCGAACAGCACGTCGCCGCGGGCGAGCTGCTCGAGCGTGAGCTTGGCGTTCACGTCCTTGATGCCCATGGCGCGGGCGCGGTCGGCCTCGCCCGGGTTGCGCGGGCGCAGGCGGCCCTGCAAGTCGCCCCCCTGGCAGCGCAGCGCGGCCGCCGCGATCACTCCCTCGGGCGCGCCGCCCGTGCCCATCAGCACGTCGACCTGGTGCTCGCGGCTGCAGGTCGCGATCGCGGCCGAGACGTCGCCGTCCTTGATCAGCCGGATGCGCGCGCCCGCCTTGCGCACCTCCTCGATCAGCTTCTCGTGCCGCGGCCGGTCCAGGATGACCACGGTCAGGTCCTGCACCGGCACGCCCATGGCCTTCGAGATGCTCTTCAGGTTGTGAGTCGGGCTCTTGTCGATGTCGATCGCGCCGCGCGCCGAGGGCCCGACCGCGATCTTCTCCATGTAGGTGTCGGGCGCGTGCAGGAAGCCGCCCTCCTCCGCCGCGGCGATCACCGACAGCGAGTTCTGGCCGCCGGTCGCGCAGATCGTGGTGCCCTCGAGCGGGTCGAGCGCGATCTCGATCTTGGGGCCGCTGCCGGTGCCGACCTTCTCGCCGATGAACAACATGGGCGCCTCGTCGCGCTCGCCCTCGCCGATCACGATCGTGCCGTCCATCTCGATCTTGTTGAGCGCGGTGCGCATCGCGTCGACCGCCGCCTGGTCGGCGGCCGTCTCGTCGCCGCGCCCCATGAGATGAGCGCACGCCAGCGCCGCCGCTTCCGTGGCGCGCACGAGCTCGAGCGCGAGGTTTCGGTCCATCGCCATGTCTCTCCCTCTTCCTAAGTCCCGAAACGCAGCTCGATCTGCCGGAAGATCTCGCTGCGCACGTCCTCGTAGCGCGCGGCCAGGGGGATCGGCGGGTTCGCGTGCCGCGACTCGATCCCTTCCAGCTGACCCGCGTGGTAGCTGCGCTTGAAGTCGGTGAACTTGAGCCCGTGCGCGGTCGAGATCACGACCACGCGCTGGTCGCGCTTCACCTCGCCGCGCCGGATCAGCTTGTGCAGCGCGGCGAGCGCCACGCCGGTGTGCGGGCAGTTGAACAGGCCGGTGCGGTCGCCGGCGGCCGAGGCCTCGGCGAGCTCGTCCTCGGTGGCCTGCTCGACGATGCCGTCGAACCGCTTCAAGGTCGCGATCGCGCGGTCGATCGAGACCGGGTTCCCGATCTGGATCGCCGACGCCAGCGTGGGCAGCGCCATCACCGGCTCGTACTTCTCGTAGCCGGTGAGATAGCTCTTGAACAGCGGGTTGGCGTTGGCCGCCTGCGCGCAGCAGATGCGCGGCAGCCGGTCGATGATGCCCAGCTCGAGCCACTCGAGCAGACCTTTGCCCAGCGCCGATACGTTGCCGAGGTTGCCGCCGGGAATCACGATCCAGTCCGGCACCTCCCAGTCGAATTGCTGCACGATCTCCATGCCGACCGTCTTCTGGCCCTCGATGCGCAGGCTGTTCATCGAGTTGGCGAGATAGATCCCGTCGCGCTCGGCGATCTTCTGCACGATCGCCATGCAGCCGTCGAAGTCGGTCTCGAGTGACAGCGTGATCGCGCCGTTCGCGACCGGCTGCAGGAGCTGCGCGAGCGAGACCTTGTCGCGCGGCAGGAGCACCACGGCCGGGATGCCCGCGTAGGCGGCGTAGGCCGCGAGCGCCGCGGAAGTGTCTCCCGTCGAGGCGCAGGCCACGGCGCGGATCTTGTCCGGCGCGCGCTTGCGGATCTCGTTCACCACCGACACGAGCACGGTCATGCCGAGGTCCTTGAAGCTCCCGGTGTGCGAGTTGCCGCACTGCTTCACCCACAGGTCCTCGATGCCCCACATCTGGCCCAGGCGCTTGGCCCAGAACAAGTTGGTGTGGCCCTCGAACATGGACACCACGTTGTCCTCGGCCACCACGGGACAGACCAGCTCGCGCTTGCCCCACACGCCCGAGCCGTACGGCCACTCGGTCGAGTGCGCGCGTGACTCGAAGATCTTCATCCACTTCTGCGGCGGCGTGCGCTTCAGCCGCTCCATGTCGTGCTGCACCGTGAGCAGTCCCTCGCAGTGCGGACAGCGGTAGATGACCTCGGTCAGCTCCCAGCGGCCCTCGCAGCCGCGGGCGCACTCGAACCAGGCGTCGTACTTAGGGCTGGGCTTCATGACTCACAGCTCCCGCTCGATGCGGATCTTCTGCGCCGGCGCCACGACCTCGGGCAGCCGCGCCACGTCGGCGAGCGCGGCGTCGAGATCGGCCTGGCGCGCCTCGTGGACCGTGAGCACGATCGGCACGCCGCGCGACTCGTGGCGTTCCTCCTGGAGCACGCTCGCGATGCTGATGCCGCGCGCGCCGAGCGCGCCGGTGATGCGCGACAGCACGCCGGGCTTGTCGAGCGCCGTGAAGCGCACGTAGAACTCGCCGCGCTCGTCGCCCGGCCGACACAGAACTGCGTCGCCGGGCTCGCCGGTGCCGAGCGGCGGCACCCGGCCCGCCACGCCCAGGCGGCGCGCGCGCGCCAGCTCCATCAGGTCGGACAGCACGGCGCTCGCTGTGGGCAAGGCGCCCGCGCCCGCGCCGTAGTAGAGCGTCGGGCCGGACAGCTCGCCGCGCACCTCGATCGCGTTCATCGACCCGTCGACGCCCGCCAGCACGCTCTCGCGCGGGATCATCGTGGGCTGCACGCGCGCCTCGATGCACGCCCCCGAGCGCTTGGCCACGGCCAGGAGCTTGATGCGCAGGCCGATGCGCCGCGCGTACTCGATGTCGGCCGGCACGATCCGGCGGATGCCGTCGATCGGGAAGGCGTCGGGGGCGACGCGCGCGCCGAACGCCAGCCCGGCCAGGATCGCGAGCTTGTGCGCCGAGTCGACGCCGTCCACGTCGAAGCTCGGGTCGGGCTCGGCGTAGCCGAGCTCCTGCGCGCGCTTGAGACACACCTCGTACGGCTCGCCGTGGGCCTCCATCTGCGTCAGGATGAAGTTGCAGGTGCCGTTCACGATGCCGTGCAGCGCCTTCACGCGGTCGGCGCACAGACCCTCGCGCAGCGCACGCAGCACCGGGATGGTGCCGCCCACGCTGGCCTCGAAGGCGATCTCGGTGCGCTTCGAGGCGGCGAGCGCGTAGACCTCGGCGCCGTGCGTCGCGAGCAGCGCCTTGTTGGCGGTGACCACCGACTTGCCGGCGTCGAGCGCCGCGAGCACGACCTCGCGCGCCACGCGCGTACCGCCGATCAGCTCGACCACGAGGTCGATGTCGGGGTCGTTCACGATCTCGCGCCAGTCTTTGGTGAGTCGCACCCCCGCCAGCGGCACGCCGCGGTCGCGCTCCAGGTCGATGTCGGCGATGCGCGCCAGCTCGAGCCGGAAGCCCAGGCGCTCGGCGATCAGGTCGCCGTGACTCGCCAGCGCCCGCACGACGCCCGTGCCGATCGTGCCCAAGCCGACCAGGCCGATGCGCATGGCGCGCTCAGCCATCGCGGAGCAGCTTGCGCATGCTGCGCACCGCCTGGCGGATGCGGTGCGTGTTCTCGACCAGCGCGAAGCGCACGAAGCCCTCGCCCGCCGGCCCGAAGCCGACGCCGGGGGCGACCGCGACCTGTGACTTCTCGAGCAGGAGCTTCGAGAACTCGAGTGACCCGAGCTCCTTGAATCGCTCCGGGATCGGCGCCCACACGAACATGGTCCCGAGCGGCTTCTCGATCTTCCAGCTGGCCTGCTCCAGGCCCTCGCACAGCGCGTTGCGCCGCTGCCGGTAGTCCTCGACGATCTCGGCCACGAAGTCCTGCGGACCGTCGAGCGCGATGATGGTGGCGATCTGGATCGGCTGGAACGTCCCGTAGTCGAGATAGCTCTTCACGCGCCCCAGCATGCGCACGAGCTCGGCGTTGCCGGCCGCGAAGCCCACGCGCCAGCCCGCCATGGCGTGTGACTTCGAGAGCGAGGTGAACTCGATCGCGCAGTCCATGGCGCCGGGCACCTGCAGCACGCTGGGCGGCACGTAGCCGTCGTAGCAGATCTCCGCGTAGGCGAGGTCGTGCACCAGCACCAGGTCGTTGCGCCGGCAGAACTCGACCAGGCGCGTGAGATAGGCCAGGTCGACGGTCGCCGTGGTCGGGTTGTGCGGGAAGGAGGCGATCAACATCTTCGGCCGCGGCCAGCTGGCCTGCGTGGCCTCTTCCAGCCGCTCGAGCAGACCGTCGAGCGGCAGGAGCGGCACGCGCCGGATGTCGCCACCCGCGATCAGCACGGAGAAGCTGTGGATCGGGTAGCACGGGTCAGGACACAGCACGGTGTCACCGCGCTGGATCGCCGCGATCACGAAGTGCGACAGGCCCTCCTTCGCGCCGATCGTCGACATGACCTGGGTCTCGGGGTCGAGCCGCAGCGCGTAGCGGCGCTCGTACCAGCGCGCCATGGCGCGGCGCAGGTTCGGCAGCCCGCGCGAGGACGAGTAGTGGTGGTTGCGCGGATCGCGTGCGGCTTCGACCAGCTTCTCGACCACGTGCGGCGGAGTCGGGTGGTTGGGATTGCCGAAGCCGAGGTCGATCACGTCCTCGCCGGCGCGCCGCGCGCGCGCCTTGAGATCGTTCACGATTGCGAGCACGTACGGCGGAAGTCTCTCGAGCTTCTCGAACTTCATCATGGCGCGCTGCCTCTGCGGGGGAACGGAGCCTGGGTAGGGTGCCCAGGCGACCACGGAGCCTGGGTAGGGTGCCCAGGCGACCATAAGTTCAGGGCGGTATCGGCGTGGAACGAGCTGCGCACGAGCGGACCGGACTCCACGTGGCGGAAGCCGGCCGCCCGGCCGGCGTCGGCGAGCTCGGCGAATTCGGCGGGCTCGAGGTAGCGGTCCACGGCCCGGTGCGCGAGCGTCGGCCGCAGATACTGGCCCAGCGTGAGACAGTCGACGCCGGCCGCGCGCAGGTCGCGAAACTCGCTCAGCAGCTCGTCGCGGGTCTCGCCCATGCCCAACATGATGCCGGACTTGGTCAGGATGTCGGCGTGGCGTGCCTTCACGCGCGCCAGGAGCGCGAGCGAGCGGTCGTAGCGCGCGCCGATGCGCACCTCGCGGTAGAGCCGCGGGACGGTCTCGACGTTGTGGTTGTAGACCTCGGGCCGCGCGTCGGCGACCCGGTCGATGCACTCGGCGTCGCCCCGGAAATCGGGAGTCAGCACCTCGACCGAGGCGCCGGGCGCGGCCGTGCGCAACGCCGCGATCGTGGCCGCGAACTGACTCGAGCCCTGGTCGGGCAGGTCGTCGCGATTCACGCTGGTGAGCACCACGTGGCGCAAGCCCAGCTCGGCGGCCGCGGCGGCGACCTGCTCCGGCTCGCGCGGGTCGACCGGCCGGCCCAGGCCCGTCGCCACGTGACAGAAGCGGCACGCGCGCGTGCACACGTCGCCCAGCAACATGAACGTCACCGTGCCCCGCCCGAAACACTCGGCCAGGTTCGGGCAGCGCGCCTCCTCGCACACCGAGTGGAGTCCGCGCCGGCGCAGCATGCGCTTCATGTCCCACACCGCCGGCGTGGGCCGGGCGGGGCTCTTGCAGTGCGGCGGCAGGCGCTGGAAAACGCCGGAGGTCCGCGCTCGTACAGCGGATTCGGACATGGGGGAGCCAGGATATGGGAGGCGGACAACCCCTGCCAGCAGGCTCAGTCGGTGGGCTGCAGGCACTCGCGTGCGGCCCCGAACCTCAGGGTGCCGACGCGCCCGGCGACCGGTTCCGTTGGACTCAGTCGTCTAGGACGAAGAAGTTTCGGTCCCCGGCGAAGAAATACTTGCCCGAGGCGACCACGACGCGCTCGATTCCGTCATCCGACAAGTGGATTTCAAAGTCACTCTGCGAGCCGCACAACGGGCAAGACTCCCCGGCGCCATCGACCACTACCCTTCCGTGGCCCGCTTCACCGACGTCATTCCCTCCCCAGCGAAGAGCGTCCCC
This genomic window contains:
- a CDS encoding AURKAIP1/COX24 domain-containing protein, with the translated sequence MGSVIKKRRKKMRKHKYKKLRARNRHKRNKR
- a CDS encoding tetratricopeptide repeat protein produces the protein MAGSMQNSGEFTPEEHHRRGLALLEAGHGHEGFEHLSRAYLIDPQNARFRSSYALALALVRGQFLGAVELARAAVRQEFYNPDLYLNLARIYLAFDFKADAIRFLRRGLMVDPENAAVQRRLADLGIRRRPPIRFLPRNHAVNRFLGRMQARVLGRAAWVAARVQGA
- a CDS encoding ATP-binding protein → MSERALRSVDALRGDEALATPVVPDEERAQRSLWVQRSDWLEALARRENAYTAGERLWRASEQWIAALAELAQDPSVILAELPLWARFLDRHSSVTVLPAGEDTQIFWANVPGFPPDAGECEFRLGALRALLAHCSGDEPVAVAHMECAARGGDHCRYEVLDWIPVRDKRHERALHEVSHLAADLEGREALQRRLSELALRSGPLPDVRTLGAVRRFLEEVEDIILVFDRNLDVLDANRAALRFAGMSLAELQGYSMQDFLSRESWDTVRELLPRLLDAGAMRGVQLDVHTRRGEATLELSARVAASGEAIVCIARDITGRLALERELASRNEQLRAQNERIADADRMKSEFLANVSHELTTPLTSIKGFAKLLRGDVAAELAGGARLAAEQRVEFLALVEREAARMTELIRGLLDLSNLEAGGVTLQRKRVALGAVVEECLQILKPRLDDAGLELECALDPDLPHAWLDPDRIKQVVLNLLENSAKFSRRGARIGVTTGVAEGAVELRVSNPARELEPRDLERIFARFVQRDGSYSRKYGGVGLGLNVVRALVELHGGRVWAELREPGRVEFVVRLPASE
- a CDS encoding KH domain-containing protein, whose translation is MKELVEMIVKALVDQPELVEITEIKGNHAHVIELNVAKEDLGKVIGKGGAHASAIRTILAAASGKENKRYILEIIEH
- a CDS encoding riboflavin synthase, translated to MFTGIVERVARITRLETVAGRVELEVEAGADVACEVKLGDSIALSGTCLTVVAVRGERLAFQIVPESLRMTSLGARKAGEALNLERAMRADARLDGHIVQGHVDGVGTVREVRPDGDDRLIRVDCAAELAEQVVPKGSVAVEGVSLTAVEPDERGFWVALIPHTRAVTTLGSLAPGQAVNLELDVLGKYVFRYLSRLRKP
- the glpX gene encoding class II fructose-bisphosphatase, whose amino-acid sequence is MDRNLALELVRATEAAALACAHLMGRGDETAADQAAVDAMRTALNKIEMDGTIVIGEGERDEAPMLFIGEKVGTGSGPKIEIALDPLEGTTICATGGQNSLSVIAAAEEGGFLHAPDTYMEKIAVGPSARGAIDIDKSPTHNLKSISKAMGVPVQDLTVVILDRPRHEKLIEEVRKAGARIRLIKDGDVSAAIATCSREHQVDVLMGTGGAPEGVIAAAALRCQGGDLQGRLRPRNPGEADRARAMGIKDVNAKLTLEQLARGDVLFAGTGVTEGDFLKGVRFRAEGALTHSVVMRSHSMTTRWIEAEHNFRFKPR
- the thrC gene encoding threonine synthase encodes the protein MKPSPKYDAWFECARGCEGRWELTEVIYRCPHCEGLLTVQHDMERLKRTPPQKWMKIFESRAHSTEWPYGSGVWGKRELVCPVVAEDNVVSMFEGHTNLFWAKRLGQMWGIEDLWVKQCGNSHTGSFKDLGMTVLVSVVNEIRKRAPDKIRAVACASTGDTSAALAAYAAYAGIPAVVLLPRDKVSLAQLLQPVANGAITLSLETDFDGCMAIVQKIAERDGIYLANSMNSLRIEGQKTVGMEIVQQFDWEVPDWIVIPGGNLGNVSALGKGLLEWLELGIIDRLPRICCAQAANANPLFKSYLTGYEKYEPVMALPTLASAIQIGNPVSIDRAIATLKRFDGIVEQATEDELAEASAAGDRTGLFNCPHTGVALAALHKLIRRGEVKRDQRVVVISTAHGLKFTDFKRSYHAGQLEGIESRHANPPIPLAARYEDVRSEIFRQIELRFGT
- a CDS encoding homoserine dehydrogenase → MAERAMRIGLVGLGTIGTGVVRALASHGDLIAERLGFRLELARIADIDLERDRGVPLAGVRLTKDWREIVNDPDIDLVVELIGGTRVAREVVLAALDAGKSVVTANKALLATHGAEVYALAASKRTEIAFEASVGGTIPVLRALREGLCADRVKALHGIVNGTCNFILTQMEAHGEPYEVCLKRAQELGYAEPDPSFDVDGVDSAHKLAILAGLAFGARVAPDAFPIDGIRRIVPADIEYARRIGLRIKLLAVAKRSGACIEARVQPTMIPRESVLAGVDGSMNAIEVRGELSGPTLYYGAGAGALPTASAVLSDLMELARARRLGVAGRVPPLGTGEPGDAVLCRPGDERGEFYVRFTALDKPGVLSRITGALGARGISIASVLQEERHESRGVPIVLTVHEARQADLDAALADVARLPEVVAPAQKIRIEREL
- a CDS encoding aminotransferase class I/II-fold pyridoxal phosphate-dependent enzyme, whose product is MMKFEKLERLPPYVLAIVNDLKARARRAGEDVIDLGFGNPNHPTPPHVVEKLVEAARDPRNHHYSSSRGLPNLRRAMARWYERRYALRLDPETQVMSTIGAKEGLSHFVIAAIQRGDTVLCPDPCYPIHSFSVLIAGGDIRRVPLLPLDGLLERLEEATQASWPRPKMLIASFPHNPTTATVDLAYLTRLVEFCRRNDLVLVHDLAYAEICYDGYVPPSVLQVPGAMDCAIEFTSLSKSHAMAGWRVGFAAGNAELVRMLGRVKSYLDYGTFQPIQIATIIALDGPQDFVAEIVEDYRQRRNALCEGLEQASWKIEKPLGTMFVWAPIPERFKELGSLEFSKLLLEKSQVAVAPGVGFGPAGEGFVRFALVENTHRIRQAVRSMRKLLRDG
- the lipA gene encoding lipoyl synthase, with translation MSESAVRARTSGVFQRLPPHCKSPARPTPAVWDMKRMLRRRGLHSVCEEARCPNLAECFGRGTVTFMLLGDVCTRACRFCHVATGLGRPVDPREPEQVAAAAAELGLRHVVLTSVNRDDLPDQGSSQFAATIAALRTAAPGASVEVLTPDFRGDAECIDRVADARPEVYNHNVETVPRLYREVRIGARYDRSLALLARVKARHADILTKSGIMLGMGETRDELLSEFRDLRAAGVDCLTLGQYLRPTLAHRAVDRYLEPAEFAELADAGRAAGFRHVESGPLVRSSFHADTALNLWSPGHPTQAPWSPGHPTQAPFPRRGSAP